In bacterium, the sequence GGAGATGGTGGACCCTTCGGTGGCGATGAGGATTCGGCGCATGGCGGGCCTTTCTAGGGGCAGCAAGAGAGCGACCCCATGAGTCTAGTATGGAAGCCCGAGGGGTCGGGTCCGTAGCAATTACGCGTCGATCGGCAGCCAGTGGTGCGCGATGCGATCGGGAAAGAAGTCGATGAGGCCCACCGAGGGCGGCGTGCCGTCGTAGTTGTAGGCGGCACTCGACGGGCAGAAGGCCTGAACCCGGCCAGCGTCCTGGTAGGCGCGTCGGTGGATGTGCCCGAACAGCACCAGTCGGCAGTCCATGTCGTCCGCGTGCCCGACCAGCTTGACCAGGTCGTGCTTGACCCCGTGGCGGTGGCCGTGGGTGAGCAGGATGGGCCAGCCTTCGAGCTCGATCTGCTTCTCGGGCACCACGTCCAGGGGCAGGTCGTTGTTGCCCAGCACCTGCACGATGGGCACGGGCTGCATGAGGGCGAGCTGCTGGCCGTCCTTGAAGCCGTCGCCCAGATGGACGATCAGGTCGCACCCCTCGGCGAGCCGGGCGATCGCC encodes:
- a CDS encoding YfcE family phosphodiesterase, with the translated sequence MKRLLVVSDTHGRANLPAIARLAEGCDLIVHLGDGFKDGQQLALMQPVPIVQVLGNNDLPLDVVPEKQIELEGWPILLTHGHRHGVKHDLVKLVGHADDMDCRLVLFGHIHRRAYQDAGRVQAFCPSSAAYNYDGTPPSVGLIDFFPDRIAHHWLPIDA